The following are from one region of the Dehalococcoidia bacterium genome:
- a CDS encoding ATP-binding cassette domain-containing protein, with the protein MTEAVRLEAVALRYPSGGGIQPLSLTIAAGETVALVGPSGAGKTTLLSLLAGEISPESGRVILHGRPLAALAPGRELARLVGIMHQQFDLVPHLPVHSNVLAGRLGEWGLARSLLSLLFPQDAGLARRALARVGLLDRWNERTARLSGGEQQRVALARLLVQNPRILLADEPVSSLDPARAEDLLALLTGIAASDGKTLIASLHSVGLARRFFQRIIALRAGAVQFDRPAAAVGDDDLARLYALAPAAE; encoded by the coding sequence GTGACCGAGGCTGTCCGCCTTGAAGCCGTTGCGCTCCGCTATCCGAGCGGCGGCGGAATTCAGCCGCTCTCGCTCACCATCGCCGCGGGCGAGACGGTGGCGCTCGTGGGGCCGTCCGGCGCTGGCAAGACGACCCTGCTCTCGCTGCTCGCTGGCGAGATCTCGCCGGAGAGCGGCCGCGTGATCCTGCACGGCCGGCCGCTCGCCGCGCTTGCGCCTGGCCGCGAGTTGGCGCGGCTGGTCGGCATCATGCATCAGCAGTTTGATCTCGTTCCCCATCTCCCCGTCCACAGCAACGTGCTCGCTGGGCGGCTCGGCGAGTGGGGGCTTGCTCGCTCGCTGCTCTCTCTCCTCTTCCCTCAAGATGCTGGCCTCGCCCGGCGGGCCCTCGCTCGGGTCGGCCTGCTCGACCGCTGGAATGAGCGCACCGCGCGCCTCTCCGGCGGGGAACAGCAGCGGGTAGCGCTCGCTCGCCTCCTCGTCCAGAACCCGCGCATCCTTCTCGCCGATGAGCCCGTCTCCTCGCTTGACCCAGCGCGCGCTGAGGATCTGCTCGCGCTTCTGACCGGGATTGCGGCAAGCGACGGGAAAACCCTCATCGCCAGCCTGCATTCTGTCGGGCTGGCGCGACGCTTCTTCCAGCGCATCATTGCCTTGCGCGCGGGCGCGGTGCAGTTTGACCGCCCGGCAGCGGCGGTGGGCGACGACGACTTGGCGCGGCTCTACGCCCTCGCGCCGGCGGCGGAATGA
- a CDS encoding response regulator transcription factor → MSDEKKLAETILVVDDEPTLVDLTRTTLEREGYAVIEASNGREAVAKVRDYLPDLVLLDVMMPDMDGFEALKAIREFSSVPIIMLTVQDSEASKVRGLELGADDYVPKTAGRRELVSRIRAVLRRARLAQPPSRALVRIDDDLTVDFDRREVIVRGEAVKLRPTEYKLLHHLIQNAGRLLTHEQLLTKVWGREYRDDTQLLRLYITYLRQKIEPEPSKPKYILNERGMGYRFAEFAAEKR, encoded by the coding sequence ATGAGTGACGAAAAGAAACTGGCCGAGACGATCCTCGTCGTCGACGACGAACCGACCCTCGTCGACCTCACCCGCACGACCCTCGAGCGAGAAGGGTATGCTGTCATCGAAGCGTCCAACGGCCGCGAGGCGGTCGCGAAGGTGCGCGATTACCTGCCCGACCTCGTCCTGCTCGATGTCATGATGCCTGACATGGATGGGTTTGAGGCGCTCAAAGCGATCCGCGAGTTCTCAAGCGTGCCCATCATTATGCTGACAGTCCAAGATAGCGAGGCGAGCAAGGTGCGGGGCCTTGAGCTTGGGGCAGACGATTACGTCCCGAAGACCGCCGGCCGCCGCGAACTGGTCAGCCGCATTCGCGCCGTGCTGCGTCGCGCTCGCCTCGCCCAGCCGCCCAGCCGCGCCCTCGTCCGGATCGACGATGACCTGACCGTCGATTTTGACCGGCGCGAGGTGATCGTTCGCGGCGAGGCGGTCAAGCTCCGGCCGACGGAATACAAGCTGCTGCACCATCTCATCCAGAACGCCGGCCGGCTGCTGACGCATGAGCAGCTGCTGACGAAGGTCTGGGGACGCGAGTACCGCGACGATACGCAGCTGCTGCGCCTGTATATCACCTATCTTCGGCAGAAGATCGAGCCCGAGCCGTCGAAGCCGAAATACATCCTCAATGAACGGGGAATGGGCTATCGCTTCGCCGAGTTTGCTGCCGAGAAGCGGTGA
- a CDS encoding putative selenate ABC transporter substrate-binding protein, protein MWARPFVTVGFVLILLSLACLPQPTAGGAPSVASPAQTRPLVIGGIPDQAPATLARSFEGFAKLLSERTGLPVKYQPAQDYAAIVAAFRRGEVHLVWFGGLTGVQAREAVPGARAVAHRPIDAEFRSVFIVHADSKAERLTDLRGMTFTFGSESSTSGHLMPRYFLLEAGIDPDRDFRGKPNFSGAHDRTYKLVEAGSFQAGALNMAVWDAAVRNGQVDTTKVREFYRTPPYFDYNWTIHPDVDKIWGAGASEKLIQALLSIRASDGPEAKEILDLFATDRFVPTQNSNYEAIRRVAEQLGILR, encoded by the coding sequence ATGTGGGCACGTCCCTTCGTGACGGTGGGGTTCGTCCTCATCCTGCTCTCTCTCGCCTGTCTTCCCCAGCCGACCGCCGGCGGCGCACCCTCGGTCGCTTCCCCAGCCCAGACCCGCCCCCTCGTTATTGGCGGGATCCCCGACCAGGCGCCGGCAACCCTCGCGCGCTCCTTCGAAGGGTTCGCAAAGCTGCTCAGTGAACGGACCGGCCTTCCCGTCAAATACCAGCCGGCACAAGATTACGCCGCGATTGTCGCCGCATTTCGGCGCGGTGAGGTGCATCTTGTCTGGTTTGGCGGCCTCACCGGCGTCCAAGCGCGGGAAGCCGTTCCCGGCGCCCGAGCCGTCGCGCACCGCCCGATCGACGCCGAATTCCGCTCCGTGTTCATCGTCCACGCTGACAGCAAGGCGGAACGGCTGACCGACCTGCGCGGGATGACCTTCACCTTCGGCAGCGAAAGCTCGACGTCCGGTCATCTGATGCCGCGCTATTTCCTGCTTGAGGCGGGGATCGATCCAGACAGAGACTTCCGCGGCAAGCCGAACTTTTCCGGCGCGCACGACCGGACGTATAAGCTGGTCGAGGCGGGCTCCTTTCAGGCCGGCGCCTTGAACATGGCGGTGTGGGATGCGGCGGTGCGGAACGGCCAAGTGGACACGACCAAGGTGCGCGAGTTCTACCGGACGCCGCCGTACTTCGATTACAACTGGACGATCCATCCTGATGTCGACAAGATCTGGGGAGCCGGCGCTTCCGAAAAGCTGATCCAAGCGCTGCTTTCGATCCGCGCAAGCGACGGGCCAGAAGCGAAGGAAATCCTCGACCTCTTCGCCACCGACCGGTTTGTTCCCACCCAGAACTCGAATTACGAAGCGATCCGCCGAGTTGCCGAACAGCTCGGCATCCTCCGGTGA
- a CDS encoding thymidine phosphorylase, with amino-acid sequence MSGLSRLPEPEWPWRAVDLIAEKAAGGRLPAEAIRWLIERYTAGEIPDYQMSAFLMAVCWRGMTDDEVTELTLAMAASGLQIDVSDIAPVVADKHSTGGVGDKTTLVVAPLVAHLGLPVAKMSGRGLGHTGGTIDKLESFPGLRVELTVDQFREQLRRLGLVIASQSADLAPADGKLYALRDATATVGSIPLIASSVMAKKIAAGATVIGLDVKCGRGAFMKTPAEAAQLAELMVAIGEKAGRRVVALVSGMDQPLGEAIGNLIEVEEAIATLQGAGPPDLRELSVALASDLLAAAGRFEEHEARRRAEAALASGAALERLADLVEGQGGRRDDVYHPERLPHAPVARPVFPPRAGVVTALETEQIGRLAMRLGAGRAQKGGVLDHRVGIRLLRKVGDPVHPRDPLAVLYTASERDADLAVPLLTSFIQIGDEPVTPPPLLLSRHRSVH; translated from the coding sequence GTGAGCGGGCTCTCGCGCCTCCCGGAACCAGAGTGGCCGTGGCGCGCCGTTGACCTGATCGCCGAGAAAGCGGCGGGCGGCCGGCTCCCCGCTGAGGCGATCCGCTGGCTTATCGAGCGCTATACCGCCGGGGAGATCCCCGACTACCAGATGAGCGCGTTCCTCATGGCAGTCTGCTGGCGCGGCATGACCGACGATGAGGTGACCGAGCTGACGCTCGCGATGGCGGCGAGCGGCCTCCAGATTGACGTGTCCGATATCGCGCCTGTTGTCGCTGACAAGCACAGCACCGGCGGCGTTGGCGACAAGACGACGCTCGTTGTCGCGCCGCTGGTCGCCCATCTCGGCCTGCCGGTCGCCAAGATGAGCGGCCGCGGGCTTGGCCACACCGGTGGGACGATCGACAAGCTGGAGTCGTTCCCCGGCCTCCGGGTCGAGTTGACGGTCGACCAGTTTCGCGAGCAGCTCCGGCGCCTCGGCCTCGTTATCGCCAGCCAGTCGGCCGACCTCGCGCCGGCTGACGGCAAGCTTTATGCCCTGCGCGACGCAACGGCGACGGTCGGGTCGATCCCGCTCATCGCCAGTTCGGTGATGGCTAAGAAGATCGCTGCCGGCGCGACGGTGATCGGGCTCGATGTCAAGTGCGGTCGGGGCGCGTTCATGAAGACCCCTGCCGAGGCAGCGCAGCTTGCCGAACTGATGGTCGCCATCGGCGAGAAGGCCGGGCGACGGGTGGTCGCTCTCGTCAGCGGAATGGACCAGCCGCTCGGTGAGGCCATCGGCAATCTGATCGAGGTAGAAGAGGCGATCGCGACCCTGCAGGGCGCGGGGCCGCCAGATCTGCGGGAGCTGTCGGTGGCGCTCGCGAGCGACCTGCTAGCGGCAGCCGGCCGCTTCGAGGAGCACGAAGCGCGGCGGCGCGCCGAAGCGGCGCTCGCCTCGGGGGCGGCGCTGGAACGGCTTGCCGACCTTGTCGAGGGGCAAGGAGGACGGCGCGACGATGTCTACCATCCGGAGCGGCTGCCCCACGCGCCCGTCGCGCGTCCGGTGTTCCCGCCGCGCGCGGGCGTTGTGACTGCTCTTGAGACCGAACAGATCGGACGGTTGGCGATGCGGCTTGGCGCCGGCCGCGCTCAGAAGGGGGGCGTTCTCGACCATCGGGTTGGTATCCGGCTGCTCCGCAAGGTCGGTGATCCCGTCCACCCGCGCGACCCCCTCGCGGTCCTCTATACTGCAAGCGAGCGCGATGCCGACCTGGCAGTCCCGCTCCTGACGTCGTTCATCCAGATTGGCGACGAGCCAGTGACGCCGCCGCCTCTTCTCCTTTCGCGTCATCGTTCCGTACACTGA
- a CDS encoding ATP-binding protein codes for MSDAPDILPPLDLPDQPDVRALLDSVIANVTRLAGSEAGLVSIWDPGRGRLRATSSYGLAPTDEERIQRTLDVVLPALLEEGRDISELGQVLSPPKDEKILALPLRAHGRTVGLLCLFLPKDRPALPGDSGVVDVLSDHVDVILRNAQLLQGIIEEKRWLEAIVNSTGEGLLILDAEGRILGANPAFYRMTGLSSDRITGRTLPEVFDIPPTPPDEPLVEVRVRPAGRRVFEAYRAIIRGENDEPIGGVVSLRDVTARREAEELQSTFFSVISHELKTPIAVIRGYADLIAESANDPDPDQLRRQARVIQDESERLARMVENLLEATRIQSGALELAPEPVALGPLIARLVRRMRRVSGGRRLIFRDPGALPPVLADPQRIEEVLANLLDNAIKYSPSGSRITVSVTATGHEVIVRVADEGEGVPESERERIFERFSRLDSRVVRQAKGAGLGLFICKAIVEAHGGRIWVEETPGGGATFAFSLPREWPAALPQHVGFAGLLARPEDRHE; via the coding sequence ATGAGCGACGCTCCGGACATCCTTCCTCCGCTCGACCTGCCCGACCAACCGGACGTACGCGCCCTCCTCGACTCGGTGATCGCGAACGTCACGCGGCTCGCGGGAAGCGAGGCGGGCCTTGTTTCGATCTGGGACCCTGGTCGCGGCCGGCTACGCGCGACCTCGAGCTACGGGCTTGCGCCGACCGACGAAGAGCGGATCCAGCGGACGCTCGATGTCGTGCTGCCCGCGCTCCTTGAAGAGGGACGCGATATCTCTGAGCTTGGACAGGTGCTTTCCCCGCCGAAGGACGAAAAGATCCTCGCGCTGCCTCTCCGCGCGCACGGGCGAACGGTCGGACTGCTCTGCCTCTTCCTGCCGAAAGATCGTCCGGCGCTCCCCGGCGACAGCGGCGTCGTGGACGTGCTGAGCGACCACGTTGACGTCATCCTGCGCAATGCGCAGCTGCTGCAGGGGATTATCGAAGAGAAACGATGGCTGGAAGCGATCGTCAACAGCACTGGCGAAGGGCTGCTCATCCTTGACGCTGAGGGCCGGATCCTCGGGGCGAACCCTGCTTTCTATCGGATGACCGGCCTCTCCTCCGACCGGATCACGGGGCGGACGCTCCCTGAGGTCTTTGACATCCCGCCCACGCCGCCGGACGAGCCGCTCGTCGAGGTGCGGGTGCGGCCAGCAGGCCGGCGCGTCTTCGAGGCCTACCGCGCGATCATCCGCGGAGAGAACGACGAACCGATCGGCGGGGTCGTCTCGCTGCGCGATGTCACCGCTCGCCGGGAGGCCGAGGAACTGCAATCGACCTTTTTTTCGGTCATCTCGCACGAATTAAAGACGCCGATCGCTGTCATTCGCGGGTATGCTGATCTAATCGCCGAGTCGGCCAACGACCCGGACCCGGATCAACTGCGCCGCCAAGCGCGCGTGATCCAAGATGAGAGTGAACGGCTGGCGCGGATGGTTGAAAACCTGCTCGAAGCAACTCGCATCCAGAGCGGGGCATTAGAATTGGCCCCGGAACCGGTTGCGCTCGGCCCGCTCATTGCGCGGCTGGTACGGCGGATGCGGCGGGTCAGCGGCGGACGACGGCTCATCTTCCGCGATCCTGGCGCTCTGCCCCCTGTGCTCGCCGATCCGCAGCGGATCGAAGAAGTGCTCGCGAATTTGCTCGACAACGCGATTAAGTATTCGCCGAGCGGCAGCCGGATTACCGTCTCGGTAACCGCAACCGGACATGAGGTGATCGTGCGGGTGGCAGATGAGGGGGAAGGCGTCCCGGAGTCGGAGCGCGAGCGGATTTTCGAGCGCTTTTCGCGGCTCGACTCGCGCGTTGTTCGCCAAGCGAAAGGCGCGGGGCTTGGGCTGTTCATCTGCAAAGCCATCGTCGAGGCGCACGGTGGCCGGATTTGGGTCGAAGAGACCCCCGGCGGCGGGGCAACCTTCGCGTTCAGTCTGCCTCGCGAATGGCCGGCTGCGCTGCCCCAGCATGTTGGCTTCGCGGGGCTGCTCGCCCGGCCGGAGGACCGCCATGAGTGA
- a CDS encoding ABC transporter permease subunit produces the protein MSSAVSGRTLLTLLLAAAFGWSLAAVDWRAGVVNDQGLPAFAEFLVAALQPDLRPSFVGRVIGALWQTVAYAVAGMTVAIVIGGILGPVASGALARRRVMRWAQVTGARALLGFFRAIHELVWAWLFIAALGLSPLAGVLALGVPYGGILGLIYAQHLADVPAAPLRALQTTGARPWQVFFYGRLPLALPDLVSYTLYRFECGLRAAAVFSFVGLGGLGAEIQLSLSELNYREVWTLLITVIALILFVDWWSGEVRRRMTT, from the coding sequence ATGAGCAGCGCTGTTTCGGGACGCACGCTCCTCACCCTGCTGCTCGCTGCGGCGTTCGGCTGGAGCCTCGCCGCGGTCGATTGGCGGGCAGGGGTGGTCAACGACCAGGGGCTGCCAGCCTTCGCCGAGTTCCTCGTTGCCGCCCTTCAGCCGGATCTCCGTCCCTCTTTCGTGGGGCGCGTGATTGGCGCGCTCTGGCAAACTGTCGCCTACGCCGTTGCGGGCATGACAGTGGCCATTGTCATCGGCGGCATCCTTGGACCAGTCGCGTCGGGCGCGCTGGCGCGGCGGCGGGTAATGCGGTGGGCCCAGGTGACCGGGGCGCGGGCACTGCTCGGGTTCTTCCGCGCGATCCACGAGCTCGTTTGGGCGTGGCTGTTTATCGCCGCGCTCGGCCTCTCCCCTCTTGCCGGCGTGCTCGCGCTCGGGGTGCCATACGGCGGGATCCTCGGCCTGATCTACGCGCAGCACCTCGCGGATGTGCCCGCCGCTCCGCTGCGCGCGCTCCAGACGACCGGAGCGCGCCCTTGGCAGGTGTTTTTCTACGGGCGGCTGCCGCTTGCCTTGCCGGATCTCGTCAGTTACACGCTCTACCGCTTTGAGTGCGGGCTGCGCGCTGCGGCAGTCTTCAGTTTTGTCGGGCTCGGGGGGCTCGGCGCAGAGATCCAGCTCTCCCTGAGCGAACTGAACTACCGTGAAGTGTGGACCCTGCTCATCACGGTGATCGCTCTCATCCTCTTTGTCGACTGGTGGAGCGGCGAAGTGCGCCGGAGGATGACAACGTGA
- a CDS encoding serine/threonine protein kinase, whose translation MDPLIGRSLGQYQIVELLGSGGMATVYRALQPALNRSVAIKVLPPVLANDDLFVARFRREAMVVAGLAHPNILPVYDFGIFDGYLAIIMMYVRGGTLRTRLGEPMPVATAVQIAAQVADALRYAHERGIVHRDVKPSNILMARSDWALLADFGIAQLADQRTLTLTGAKVGTPEYMSPEQAAGDPVDARSDLYSLGIVLYEMLTGRVPFSAPTTLATLQQQIHTPLPPITTFRRDLPPGLIEVVKRALEKSPAARFATAAEFHDALLASLEPAPVEATVVPVEQRAPPPPAIGTPPASPRQTTWLPMALGGVAIGAVLAVLCGGLALAAASGMAGRVLPIALSTPVARPSETPTPAPIGGVLYQADFSSPARAQWALGDGSEATIEGGRLFVTSLQANRAFRVWPERAPLVEDFILEAEITKLTGPNNFGYGVTFRDDGKGSYFFFSITGNGSFKLEKWVAASGEWVTYVNWTSSNAINRGDNVPNVLRVIATGSQIKLLINDRPVATATDDAPVRGNTGILVGTTGLRVAVSSFQILQP comes from the coding sequence ATGGACCCGTTGATCGGCCGCAGCCTCGGCCAATATCAGATCGTCGAACTCCTCGGAAGCGGCGGGATGGCGACGGTCTATCGTGCGCTGCAGCCGGCACTCAACCGCTCCGTCGCGATCAAAGTCCTCCCGCCCGTGCTTGCGAACGATGACCTTTTCGTCGCCCGGTTCCGCCGCGAAGCGATGGTCGTTGCTGGCCTCGCCCACCCGAACATCTTGCCGGTCTACGATTTCGGCATCTTCGACGGCTATCTCGCCATCATCATGATGTATGTCCGCGGCGGGACGCTGCGGACCCGGCTCGGTGAGCCGATGCCAGTCGCGACGGCTGTCCAGATCGCGGCCCAAGTCGCCGACGCGCTCCGCTATGCCCACGAGCGCGGCATCGTCCACCGCGACGTCAAGCCTTCGAACATCCTGATGGCGCGCTCAGACTGGGCGCTCCTGGCGGACTTTGGGATCGCCCAGCTTGCTGATCAGCGGACGTTGACCCTCACCGGCGCCAAAGTCGGGACCCCGGAATATATGAGCCCTGAGCAAGCGGCTGGCGACCCGGTCGATGCCCGCAGCGATCTCTACTCGCTCGGCATCGTCCTCTACGAGATGCTGACGGGACGCGTGCCGTTCAGCGCGCCGACAACGTTAGCGACGCTCCAGCAGCAGATCCATACGCCCCTGCCGCCGATCACGACCTTCCGGCGCGACCTGCCGCCCGGTCTGATCGAGGTGGTGAAGCGCGCCTTGGAGAAGTCGCCGGCGGCGCGCTTTGCCACCGCCGCCGAGTTCCACGACGCTCTTCTCGCCTCCCTCGAGCCGGCGCCGGTTGAGGCGACGGTGGTCCCCGTCGAGCAGCGGGCGCCGCCTCCTCCTGCCATTGGGACGCCCCCCGCGTCCCCGAGGCAGACAACTTGGCTGCCCATGGCGCTTGGAGGGGTCGCGATCGGTGCCGTGCTCGCCGTGCTCTGCGGCGGATTGGCGCTTGCCGCAGCGAGTGGCATGGCTGGCCGAGTGCTTCCCATCGCGCTCTCCACGCCTGTCGCTCGCCCGAGCGAGACCCCCACCCCCGCCCCCATCGGGGGCGTGCTGTATCAGGCGGATTTTTCCTCCCCGGCCCGGGCACAGTGGGCGCTCGGCGACGGAAGCGAAGCGACGATCGAGGGCGGACGCTTATTCGTGACCTCGCTGCAGGCAAACCGCGCTTTCCGGGTCTGGCCCGAGCGCGCGCCGCTCGTCGAGGATTTCATCCTCGAGGCGGAGATCACCAAGCTGACCGGCCCGAACAACTTCGGCTATGGCGTGACCTTTCGCGATGACGGCAAGGGGTCGTACTTTTTCTTCTCGATCACCGGCAACGGCTCCTTCAAGCTCGAGAAGTGGGTTGCTGCTTCCGGCGAATGGGTCACCTACGTCAACTGGACGTCTTCCAACGCCATCAATCGGGGAGATAACGTCCCGAACGTCCTGCGGGTGATTGCGACCGGCTCCCAGATCAAGCTGCTGATCAACGACCGCCCGGTCGCCACCGCTACGGACGACGCGCCGGTCCGCGGCAACACGGGCATTCTCGTCGGGACGACTGGGCTGCGCGTCGCGGTCTCCTCCTTCCAGATCCTCCAGCCGTAG
- a CDS encoding acetylxylan esterase codes for MTSLLPLLCAALEKAIALVKALLLLFDVFPVPLKPLRLVTAAPGRSRTIAPSPGGPVVTDCWLPGAPWRGRRPAIIIAMGVRTAPHDRPVIGRFATSLARLGFVVCWPRLVALDRGRPGIEQAETFVRAVETLAQHPAVDPRRISLLGFSVGGSTALVASADPRIADRIRAVVFFGGYYDIFDFFVAAAAGVADGAGRRWRPSAGAMEHLLAVIAALRAPGLLRMFPSASQEEARRALEAIPARERAVLEALNPAPILDRVRAPVLILHDVQDQMVHYSESLKLARALGPRVLAFALVDLFEHVQPRAALSLASLRDLFTLGRFVVQAIAYLTGSGSIRSGSR; via the coding sequence GTGACGAGCCTTCTGCCACTGCTCTGCGCTGCGCTGGAGAAAGCGATCGCGCTCGTTAAGGCGCTCCTTCTTCTTTTCGACGTCTTTCCTGTCCCGCTGAAACCGCTGCGCCTCGTGACCGCCGCGCCGGGACGCTCGCGCACAATCGCCCCCTCGCCAGGGGGACCGGTCGTAACCGATTGCTGGCTGCCCGGCGCGCCGTGGCGGGGCCGCCGGCCAGCGATCATCATCGCGATGGGCGTCCGCACCGCGCCCCATGACCGGCCTGTGATCGGCCGGTTTGCGACGTCGCTCGCCCGGCTCGGCTTTGTGGTCTGCTGGCCGCGGCTCGTCGCGCTCGACCGAGGGCGGCCCGGGATCGAGCAGGCCGAGACGTTCGTGCGCGCCGTTGAGACCCTGGCCCAGCACCCGGCGGTCGACCCACGGCGGATCAGCCTCCTCGGCTTTTCCGTCGGCGGCTCAACCGCCCTCGTCGCCTCCGCCGATCCGAGGATTGCCGACCGCATTCGGGCCGTGGTCTTCTTTGGAGGGTATTACGACATTTTCGATTTCTTCGTCGCGGCTGCAGCGGGCGTTGCCGACGGCGCAGGCAGGCGCTGGCGGCCGAGCGCCGGCGCAATGGAGCATCTGCTCGCCGTAATCGCCGCTCTGCGCGCTCCCGGCCTCCTGCGGATGTTTCCCTCCGCCAGCCAAGAGGAGGCCCGCCGAGCGCTGGAGGCGATCCCGGCTCGCGAGCGCGCGGTTCTCGAGGCGCTTAACCCCGCACCGATCCTCGATCGCGTGCGCGCGCCGGTGCTTATTCTCCACGACGTGCAAGACCAGATGGTGCACTACTCAGAGTCGCTCAAGCTTGCCCGCGCGCTCGGCCCGCGAGTTCTCGCCTTTGCGCTCGTCGACCTGTTCGAACATGTGCAGCCGCGCGCGGCGCTTTCGCTCGCCAGCCTGCGCGATCTCTTTACGCTCGGGCGTTTCGTCGTGCAGGCGATCGCCTACTTAACCGGGTCCGGATCGATCCGGTCGGGCAGCCGATAG